A DNA window from Vigna unguiculata cultivar IT97K-499-35 chromosome 10, ASM411807v1, whole genome shotgun sequence contains the following coding sequences:
- the LOC114166910 gene encoding tubulin beta-1 chain-like, translated as MREILHIQGGQCGNQIGAKFWEVVCAEHGIDPTGRYGGDSELQLERINVYYNEASCGRFVPRAVLMDLEPGTMDSVRSGPYGQIFRPDNFVFGQSGAGNNWAKGHYTEGAELIDSVLDVVRKEAENCDCLQGFQVCHSLGGGTGSGMGTLLISKIREEYPDRMMLTFSVFPSPKVSDTVVEPYNATLSVHQLVENADECMVLDNEALYDICFRTLKLTTPSFGDLNHLISATMSGVTCCLRFPGQLNSDLRKLAVNLIPFPRLHFFMVGFAPLTSRGSQQYRALSVPELTQQMWDAKNMMCAADPRHGRYLTASAMFRGKMSTKEVDEQMINVQNKNSSYFVEWIPNNVKSTVCDIPPTGLKMASTFIGNSTSIQEMFRRVSEQFTAMFRRKAFLHWYTGEGMDEMEFTEAESNMNDLVSEYQQYQDATAEDDEYEEEDEEDEYGPEI; from the exons ATGCGTGAGATCCTTCACATTCAGGGTGGCCAGTGCGGCAACCAGATCGGCGCCAAGTTCTGGGAAGTGGTTTGTGCGGAGCATGGCATCGACCCCACCGGAAGGTACGGTGGGGACTCGGAGCTGCAGCTCGAGAGGATCAATGTTTACTACAACGAGGCCAGTTGCGGCCGGTTCGTGCCTCGAGCGGTTCTCATGGACCTTGAACCGGGCACTATGGACAGCGTCCGGTCTGGTCCGTACGGTCAGATCTTCAGGCCCGACAACTTTGTTTTTGGGCAGTCTGGTGCCGGGAACAACTGGGCCAAGGGGCATTACACCGAGGGTGCCGAACTGATTGATTCTGTGCTTGATGTTGTGCGAAAGGAGGCAGAGAACTGTGATTGCCTGCAGG GTTTCCAAGTATGCCACTCACTGGGTGGAGGTACTGGATCAGGAATGGGTACCCTGTTGATTTCTAAGATAAGGGAAGAGTACCCAGATAGGATGATGCTTACTTTCTCAGTttttccttctcccaaggtTTCTGATACTGTGGTGGAACCCTACAATGCTACTCTCTCAGTTCACCAGCTTGTTGAAAATGCAGACGAGTGCATGGTGCTGGATAATGAAGCCTTGTACGACATTTGCTTCCGTACCCTGAAGCTAACAACTCCAAGCT TCGGTGACTTGAACCATTTGATCTCAGCAACCATGTCTGGTGTCACCTGTTGTTTGCGGTTCCCTGGTCAACTTAACTCTGATCTGAGAAAGCTTGCAGTGAACCTCATTCCCTTCCCCCGTCTCCACTTTTTCATGGTGGGATTTGCTCCATTGACATCCCGTGGCTCTCAGCAGTACAGGGCCCTGAGTGTTCCAGAACTCACACAGCAAATGTGGGATGCCAAGAACATGATGTGCGCTGCTGACCCTCGCCATGGCCGATACCTCACTGCCTCAGCCATGTTTAGAGGAAAGATGAGTACCAAGGAGGTTGATGAACAAATGATCAATGTGCAGAACAAGAACTCCTCATACTTTGTTGAATGGATTCCCAACAATGTGAAATCCACAGTTTGTGACATTCCCCCCACAGGCTTGAAGATGGCCTCTACATTCATTGGAAACTCTACATCCATTCAGGAAATGTTCCGCAGAGTGAGTGAGCAATTTACTGCTATGTTCAGGAGAAAGGCTTTCTTGCACTGGTATACTGGTGAAGGCATGGATGAGATGGAGTTCACTGAGGCCGAAAGCAACATGAACGATCTTGTGTCGGAGTATCAACAGTACCAGGATGCCACTGCTGAGGACGATGAGTATGAGGAGGAAGATGAGGAGGACGAATATGGacctgaaatttga
- the LOC114165034 gene encoding L-type lectin-domain containing receptor kinase S.4-like, which translates to MAALSTSHYFRVFTFCILFLKTLAFDPIPLFSYAGFGKDLKFKPNVALFGNAKVVNDGSGIHFSASGSSDTGRVMYKKPIKLFQGKPRQLVSISTYFAFSISLDMGGGLAFVMVPKGSVGDVFYQSSSGLNDRNFEVIAVEFSASGGGRNGVSTGCNMTIIVGGSVVAKISNNLALTSGEKLHAWIDYEASSRRLEVRFSQHGKSRPSVPLLWHSIDLSNVLKENEMFAGFSSVKGNDSQACFLYSWSFVLRSFPHSIHSEPLDPKVFVKSTESPVVKQRSDCFLRVLAAMIFGTGCGALTAFIVLYLWTIFGNKRAVVPEETVMQPVDVEYRKVKIVVDKTIQDSKN; encoded by the coding sequence ATGGCAGCACTTTCTACTTCCCATTACTTCAGGGTCTTCACTTTCTGCATTTTATTCCTCAAAACCCTAGCATTTGACCCGATTCCTTTGTTTTCTTACGCTGGATTTGGTAAAGATCTGAAATTTAAGCCCAACGTGGCCCTTTTTGGTAATGCAAAGGTTGTCAATGACGGGTCTGGGATTCATTTCTCTGCTTCTGGAAGTTCAGACACTGGGAGAGTCATGTACAAGAAACCCATCAAGCTTTTTCAAGGTAAACCAAGACAATTAGTGTCAATTTCTACTTACTTTGCCTTTTCAATCTCCCTGGACATGGGGGGTGGTTTGGCTTTTGTTATGGTTCCAAAGGGTTCTGTGGGTGATGTGTTTTATCAAAGTTCTTCTGGGTTGAATGATAGAAATTTTGAAGTTATTGCTGTTGAGTTTAGTGCTTCAGGGGGTGGTAGAAATGGGGTTTCTACTGGTTGTAATATGACCATTATTGTTGGTGGTTCAGTTGTTGCTAAAATAAGTAACAATTTGGCTTTAACAAGTGGAGAAAAGTTACATGCTTGGATTGACTATGAAGCTAGTTCTCGGCGCTTAGAAGTTAGATTTAGTCAGCATGGAAAATCAAGGCCTTCTGTTCCACTGCTATGGCACTCAATTGACTTGTCAAATGTGTTGAAGGAGAATGAAATGTTTGCGGGTTTTAGTTCTGTGAAGGGGAATGATTCTCAAGCATGCTTTCTCTATTCATGGAGCTTTGTTCTGAGGAGTTTTCCACATTCAATCCATTCAGAGCCTCTGGATCCAAAGGTCTTTGTTAAAAGCACTGAAAGTCCGGTGGTTAAACAAAGGAGTGATTGCTTCTTAAGAGTTCTTGCTGCAATGATATTTGGTACTGGATGTGGAGCTTTGACAGCATTTATTGTGCTTTACTTGTGGACCATCTTTGGTAATAAACGCGCAGTAGTGCCAGAGGAGACTGTTATGCAACCTGTAGATGTTGAGTATAGGAAAGTCAAAATTGTTGTAGATAAAACCATCCAAGACAGTAAGAATTAG